A DNA window from Hordeum vulgare subsp. vulgare chromosome 1H, MorexV3_pseudomolecules_assembly, whole genome shotgun sequence contains the following coding sequences:
- the LOC123404839 gene encoding zinc finger protein ZAT12-like, translating to MTKRFALEQKEMTRMLLLVSREQAMPMPMPVAARGHRAPERVFVCKTCDRVFPSFQALGGHRASHKKPRLDDGGDLKPKLHGCSVCGLEFAIGQALGGHMRRHRAMAAGGGGGVMPMTPPTAAAIKEHGESGDDDAVVGMKRGLWLDLNHPPCDEYGAGSESDDECGHVDAAAAGYTFHQFMDTGTMAVDCV from the coding sequence ATGACGAAGCGGTTTGCTTTGGAGCAGAAGGAGATGACACGCATGCTCTTGCTCGTGTCGCGGGAGCAGGCGATGCCCATGCCGATGCCGGTGGCGGCGCGCGGTCACCGCGCCCCGGAGCGGGTGTTCGTGTGCAAGACCTGCGACCGTGTGTTCCCGTCGTTCCAGGCGCTGGGCGGCCACCGGGCCAGCCACAAGAAGCCGCGGCTGGACGACGGCGGCGACCTCAAGCCCAAGCTGCACGGATGCTCCGTCTGCGGGCTGGAGTTCGCCATCGGCCAGGCGCTCGGTGGCCACATGCGGCGCCACCGTGCCATGGCCgcgggcggaggcggcggcgtcATGCCCATGACGCCGCCGACAGCAGCAGCGATCAAGGAGCACGGCGAAAGCGGCGACGACGACGCGGTTGTCGGCATGAAGCGCGGGCTGTGGCTCGACCTGAACCATCCACCTTGCGACGAGTACGGCGCCGGCAGCGAGAGCGACGACGAGTGCGGCCACGTCGACGCAGCTGCCGCCGGGTACACGTTCCACCAGTTCATGGATACCGGCACCATGGCGGTGGACTGCGTCTAG